A region of the Oceanihabitans sp. IOP_32 genome:
TTGCATCTATTTAATTAAGCGTTAAAAACTTGCTCAAGTGTAATTCCTCTATCTCTTGCTATCGTATTTGCATCTCGTAATTGTAATAAAGCATCAAATGTTGCTTTTACTACGTTATGAGGGTTTGAAGATCCTTGAGATTTAGATAAAACATCTTGCACGCCAACTGCCTCTAGCACTGTTCTAACAGCACCACCAGCAATTACACCTGTACCAGGAGAGGCAGGAATAATGTTTACTCTAGCTCCGCCGTATTTACCTTTTTGTTCGTGTGGTAAAGTTCCTTTGATGATTGGAATACGTACTAAGTTTTTCTTAGCGTCTTCAACAGCTTTTGCAATGGCACTGGCAACATCCTTAGATTTACCTAATCCCTGTCCTACAACACCAGCCTCATCACCAACTACAACAATAGCTGAAAAACCAAATGCTCTACCACCTTTAGTTACTTTTGTAACTCTTTGTACACCAACTAAACGATCTTTAAGATCTAGCCCACTTGGTTTTACTAATTCTGCACTTTTATATTTTTTAAACATAATTTCTTAGAATTTAAGTCCGGCTTCTCTAGCGCCGTCGGCTAATGATTTTACTCTTCCGTGGTATAAATACCCACCTCTATCAAAAGCAATAGTTTCAACACCAGCTTTTAAAGCTTTTTCTGCAAGCGACTTCCCTACTAGGGTTGCTATTTCAGATTTATTGCCTTTTGCCGAACTAATATCTTTATCTCTTGAAGATGCTGCACTAATGGTTTTTCCATTCACATCATCAACAATTTGAGCATAAATTTCTTTATTACTTCTAAAAACAGCTAATCTAGGTCTAGTTTCTGTACCAGAAACTACCTTGCGAATTCTGTTTTTTATTCTTGTTCTTCTTTGATTCTTTGTTAATGCCATAACTTACTTATTAAGCTGATTTACCTGCTTTTCTTCTTAATTCTTCACCAACAAACTTAATACCTTTACCTTTATATGGTTCTGGCTTTCTAAATCCTCGAATTTTAGCAGCTACTTGTCCTACAAGTTGCTTATCGTGTGAAGTTAATTTGATGATTGGATTCTTTCCTTTGTCACTAATTGTTTCTACTTTAACCTCTGGAGCTAAATTCATAACAATATTGTGAGAAAAACCTAAGGCTAAATCAAGTTTCTGACCTTGACTAGACGCTCTATAACCAACACCCACTAATTCTAAAGATAAAGTCCATCCTTTAGATACACCTTCAACCATATTATGCATTAATGATCTGTATAAACCATGTTTTGCTTTTTGGTCTTTAGAATCAGAAGAACGTGTTACCCAAACACTATTGTCTTCAACTTTAATTTCGATAGAATC
Encoded here:
- the rplF gene encoding 50S ribosomal protein L6, with product MSRIGNNPIAIPEGVTVDVKDNVVTVKGKLGELTQSYDSIEIKVEDNSVWVTRSSDSKDQKAKHGLYRSLMHNMVEGVSKGWTLSLELVGVGYRASSQGQKLDLALGFSHNIVMNLAPEVKVETISDKGKNPIIKLTSHDKQLVGQVAAKIRGFRKPEPYKGKGIKFVGEELRRKAGKSA
- the rpsE gene encoding 30S ribosomal protein S5, which translates into the protein MFKKYKSAELVKPSGLDLKDRLVGVQRVTKVTKGGRAFGFSAIVVVGDEAGVVGQGLGKSKDVASAIAKAVEDAKKNLVRIPIIKGTLPHEQKGKYGGARVNIIPASPGTGVIAGGAVRTVLEAVGVQDVLSKSQGSSNPHNVVKATFDALLQLRDANTIARDRGITLEQVFNA
- the rplR gene encoding 50S ribosomal protein L18; protein product: MALTKNQRRTRIKNRIRKVVSGTETRPRLAVFRSNKEIYAQIVDDVNGKTISAASSRDKDISSAKGNKSEIATLVGKSLAEKALKAGVETIAFDRGGYLYHGRVKSLADGAREAGLKF